ttatcttgaaAACACTTCTGAAATTATTCTGATTCTGTATTTTGAACGCCTTCTTAAAACATCAGCAGTGACGTGTGACAGAAATGCCAAGCGGTCAGTATTACGTTCCGTTTCACAATTATGTTGCCTTCattctgataaaaaaaaatctattttattatcgagtgaaagtttattaatttggaattgagtgttttttttttaatataaagtatagtaatatttatcttcAGAGATTATAATGCCATTCTTTTTGTACGAAAACAAACTCGCCAAATGAATCACTCTTGAAAGAATATAGATTAGCTTATATAATAtgtgatataatatttacgcCAAAATAAAGAATGTGtgggtaaaataaaatgaaaccctTATTTATTCtggagattttatttttttatttcaaatatcccgacttttaatttcacttaaaTACTTAACACAACGAAGCAACGAAAGTCGAGTACTTTCGTAATGTTAGTGGCGATTCTTGATCCGTACACCAACCTGTACAAACTGCATCTGTCCATACAAGAGGAGCTGCACGCCATCACGTTTGTTCAACCAAACCTTCCCTCCACCGTAGAATAGACACGTTCTTTTCATTTcgtagtgtttattttttataatattagatggCATTGGAAGAGCCATCTGATTTCGATAAAAATAGTGGTAATTACCCATagacaaagttaaaaatgtcgacgctggaaagcataaacgctgtaacccttgaaatcgcgaatatgtttttcacacgttaataatttcaaccattaacaaacgataatgattttattataggttagcacaaactacacaacattgctaaataccgcatgcttgtaggcgtatcagctcacgagttatcattttttggttctcctgtaaagttcatactttcggggttacagcgtttacgctttctaGCGTCGATGTGACAAATGTATCACCTTCATTTTATCTATGGACCTTATTTCCCGTTGAGCCTATCGCTCAATATTCCCGAAttctaagaataaaaaaaatcgttctGATTTATTCTGTGAATTAAAATGACCCAATGGGAATCCCATTGGGACGTTTGATCAGTGCACCCAACTAGAAACACCAGCAATAGTAACTTCTCTTAGccatcctttttttttaaaaggtgtAACAATGTAGTTTTCTTATGAACAATAGCTTACCGAAGTTTGTTTTCCTCATCCAATACACAGTTTTGtcccatttttaaattaaagttactaatttttaaacttactgattttaataactttaaaaaaataccacaaccacacagaagacagacatcaagtggaagtaattccgcgtttcgtctgatgagtgtggtaccggaggtctaattttagtcctcttttccaTCCTATTCCTattaggaaatgatgggaaggggaagtggatttcgCGGAAGAGCGAACGCAAacgaagggaaaatattctctttctgtacgtcccttacgtcaattaaaggtaggcatctcatctgcatttgcggatgtctatgtgCAACGTTCACCTCGCTATTTCTGCGAATCCagatggccgtttgctcgtttgatataaaaaaacaaggttATTTGTGTTAGCAATCACTTGCTGTTTGTGACAACGGTCATACTAATTAGATAGGGACAGAAAATGGACTAGAATTCGATCTCAGACAGACAATTATcagagatttattttaattttaagtgtgTCTTTGGTAATATTGTGGTAATTCCCCTTCTATCTATATGTAACTCTTTAAAATGTTCCATCAGATATAAAGAAATGTACTAAATGTTTACCAATGGATCctatcaataattattacggAGCATTGATGGTTCggttaaaaatataccttttaataaattacactaataaattagttatattttttacattatgaagttgtaaacgagcaagcgacctgaattcgccgaaatagtgaagGGACCGCTTCTTCTGTAGCGTTGTTCTTCTTTGTTGCGTCTTCGGTAGTACGCGTAACAttggtagacgtcagcaacaacaacatcagttgcaggAACCCAAATGgctaaattacctacttttaagatcaattattattatattaactgacttaggtcaatagaagacagagtgagaattagcaatgctttaagtttgATATCGACCACTTTGAGAATACCTGGtttcgatggatgtttgttagaatgtatctccggaatgattgaatggatcttgatgaaatttgtcacagatgtagaacatagtctgaaagtacacgtaactattttttttttattccaggCGGACCGAGTTGCGGACATAagcttgttatattttatatataaaattctcgtgtcaaaAAAGTTACGATATTCCTCCAAAACTACTTGATCGacttttattaagttttataactaTATTCACTAGGTTATaccccctattaagttttttttgattGAGTCGCGAACTACACCtagtaagttatttatttagtcaTACAAAACTTCattcaagtaaaaaaataccCCAAAACATCAGAAGAAATTGTctatgaaagtttttttaagtgttCTCAAAGTGTAAAGTTACAatgaaaggatattttttagcAGTAAAGGAACagatttgtttctttttggGGTTGAAATCAATAAGATTTTGTCGACCTCAGTACTAGACTTCATCCAATAGGGTTTCTGGTACAGACACAAGTTTagttcatcatcagctcactatacatccccactgagggtctcagagtctaccctaagttagagatgactaggacatagtcaatgtTGACTcagtgcgagttgacttcacacatatcattgaatttcttctcagatatgtgcagcatcacaatgttttccttcacagtaagaatgtcagataaatgtacatatgtaaatcgaaaaacacaagtacatggcgggatttaaacccaagacctgcacaTTACAAGGCAATAAACCCCTGAAGCCATTGACGCTCTTAGTTTAGTTTGGTTTatagtaaactagcttttacccgcgactccgtccgcgcggaataaaaaaaatggacacaagataaaaaagttcctatgtccgtctcctagttctaagctacctccccatcaattttcagctaaatcagttcgacctatcttgagttataaatagtgtaactaacacgacctTAGATATAAAGGTGTTTTAggggtaataaataataagtcgTTGATACAATTATCGGTAATATCCTATATtagtgtgtgtgtgtggggGGTGTGGGGGGTGTGTGGGGGGTCAGTGTGGCGCGGGTGGTGTCTTGGCGGGCGAGGCGGGGGGTGCGCTCCATTCCACATCACCCTCGTACTGAGTGTTCTCCAGCCGCGTGATCAGCCGTTCATCCTCATCACCGAATTCACCCCCCATTAGTGACGGCTCCCCCACAACCATCACGTcctggtaattttttttttataattagatgAGTTGTTcgtgttaatttataaatatgctattttgacgtttttgtttttttctttgaagttTATGAATGTTTGGCAAACAATGACGAACagcgaatataaaataacaaacgtGTTGgttcatgtttttttgttattaaaaatgtgtttgtttACGAAGACCATGGATATAAAGGACCAGAGAAACCTCAGTTATGTTGTCGTCCTTTGAGAAGAggatatactagctttttaaAGAACCCTAAATCTTGTTtgtctgtttttatttgatgttcGCTGTTTGTGCCAGTGATTGGCGTTTCAGTGGTTTTATACACATAGTCCGGGAGCCAGTGACAGATTTTCATGACCAAGTCCCTCCCAATCGAAACTTCGTAAAATGCATGAgacttatactatgaatactgGCGACCGTAAGCTGCGAATCCGTGGGTGGGGTGGGCAGTGGCAGCCTACGcatggagaaaaaaaaattttttttttcttcatgcGTAGTCCCTTAAGTcccttatgcattttacgaagTTTCGCTCGAGAGGAAATAATTGACCGAAAATGTACTTGGCTCCCGGACTAACAAATCAAAGGTTGTTCGACAAACATGAGTAGCGTTGCCAGgtgtccggataaagccggacataggtaggctttaggctttttacatttcccaaaagagagtgtacctattaatactgagacaaaatcttaaataatacAGGGTGTCCGATCTTTCTACctaaatgtccggccaaactgacTGATCTGTCCGGCTATTAGGTTTGGAaacctggcaaccctaaacATGGGTTGTTGTATATGTTTGATGATTGTAGCTGTTTGTAACAAGCATTTGGATCGGCCATTAAATATAGCTTTGTGCTAATATTTTTAGCCCtttcctttaaaattaaacctgtTAGccgtattttatattttttcactaaAGTACTGTTTGGTCGTAAATGTGTCGTACGTGTGTCGTGCGCGTGTCGTACGTGTGTCGTGCGTGTGTCGTGCGTGTGTCGTGCGTGTGTCGTGCGTGTGTCGTACGTGTATTACCTGCGAGGCGAGGCTGAAGTTGGGTCCTGGCGAGCGTTTCTTTGTAGGTGCGGGTGGCGCTGCATTAGCTCCAGCGCTACCTTTACGCTTGCGTCGTTTGCTTGCCGGACGTTGTGAttctgttataattattaaatatttaatacttaagtaaagaaatacttttaattcttaatcttactaatattataaatgcgaatgtttgtttgtacgTATCTTAGAAACGACTCAACacatcttgatgaaatttggcacaaatgtagaacatagtctggaagaacacataggctactgataacggttttttttttaatttcgcgcgaacggagtcgcgggcgacaactagtgtctaatactttaataaaaataatattattaatacttattttttaaatataaatcttaatgtatttttcaagTGTACATGTCACAATGCAAGTGTAAgcgtgagttttcactgttgaaatacttgtataaaaacatattgtgatCACCTTTTTATAACAGACAACACAACAAGTATACAAACATGtttatatacaagtattttacaatgaaaacacaataaaaaacgCATAATATCTCAATAAAAAGTACCAGGAGAACATAAATATACCTGGTGGCGCGACCATCCGCTGCCATTTCTGGAAGAGTGTCGTCTTGAGGCAGTCCCGCGGCGACAACGCGTACGCCTTGTGCCGGGACATTAATTCCTGCATCGGCTCTAATATGACGCACAACTggaatattacaataaaataaaacaaataaagtcactattagacaaaaattaatttacaaaatcatTTCGCATATTGATTCTAACttattcctatttatttacatatcttTATATTTCCTCTCTCTTTCAGTGTGAGAAAGATAAATCTATCTCCTTCTAACTTGTCTCTTTCTATCTCTATTGTTCTGTATCTTACGTCTTTTTCTTATAGAAAGAGAGTTAAGGTTGTGACAAGGTCAAAGAAGTCTCTCTCTATTTGATGAATAAGGAGAGAGTGACAGAGATATATGAATCTTGTTCTCTTGTATGTTTTACTCACCCTTAGATAGTTGAGCGTGGAATTTGTGATGCCTTGCCGTGTGATGTTCTTAGCTAGTTGATCTAACGCGGCGTGGTCTGGTGGATGCACCGCTTGCCGCGGGATTAGTTCGCGGTGAGCTCGCACCGCCATATGCCACGATTTGATCCGCATTAAATCATCGAATGTGAACTCTAAGATCAGTCTACCTTCTGTACACACctggaatatatttttaaatattttaactatgtaGCCATCTGTATTCATCGAAATAAATATCCGCAAAAGCGGATGCGTTGGCTACATTTAATAGACAGAGAAGACgtacagaaatatatttccccttcctatgggTCTTAAAATTTAAGACTGCGCACACAATAATTGTAGATGTAATAAGTTCGTATTAAAGGCGTTGTGACGTAGTATTGTAGCGGATAGTGTTGCCAGGTCGctaaacctactagccggacagaccagtcATTTTAACCGGACATTaaggtagaaaggtcggacactaaattatttaggattttg
The nucleotide sequence above comes from Papilio machaon chromosome 28, ilPapMach1.1, whole genome shotgun sequence. Encoded proteins:
- the LOC106710520 gene encoding LIM domain-binding protein 2 isoform X2, encoding MPVALGSLGGEGEYREYGHHLSPHHPHHAPHAPHQPHAPHHLQYHEYAPPPPPPIYHPIPDPYFRRHAPYFGQPDYRVYELNKRLQQRTEDSDNLWWDAFATEFFEDDATLTLTFCLEDGPKRYTIGRTLIPRYFRSIYEGGVSELYYTMRQPKESFHNTSITLDCDHCTMVTHHGKPMFTKVCTEGRLILEFTFDDLMRIKSWHMAVRAHRELIPRQAVHPPDHAALDQLAKNITRQGITNSTLNYLRLCVILEPMQELMSRHKAYALSPRDCLKTTLFQKWQRMVAPPESQRPASKRRKRKGSAGANAAPPAPTKKRSPGPNFSLASQDVMVVGEPSLMGGEFGDEDERLITRLENTQYEGDVEWSAPPASPAKTPPAPH